A window from Bacteroidota bacterium encodes these proteins:
- the paaZ gene encoding phenylacetic acid degradation bifunctional protein PaaZ: MLKLENYIAGKWITGDGDGQLLFNAVTGEPVGAATSKGLDFKSMTDYARTVGNPALRKMTFHQRGNMLKALALHLRNHLDKFYKISYLTGATKADSWVDIEGGIGNLFANASLRRKFPDEVFCIDGDSHNLSKNNTFMGTHILVPKEGVAIHINAFNFPVWGMLEKIAVNLLAGMPAIVKPATITSFLTEAVVKEIIASKILPEGSLQLICGSAGDLLNHVTSQDVITFTGSASTGLMLKSNPVILKENVPFNMEADSLNCIVLGEDVTPDKPEWDIFIKEIRKEMTLKAGQRCTGVRRIFVPENKLDEMRKAISTSLAQTVIGNPLNEKVRMGSLAGESQREEVRMQVQKLLASSQIIHGSLDSVEVIDADSIKGAFMSPVLLMNKNPFAAKEVHEIEAFGPVSTLMPYKNLDEAITLSKMGKGSLVTTIVTADYAIAKKYVIETATHHGRILVLNNECAKENTGHGSPLPLLVHGGPGRAGGGEEMGGLRGVKHYLQRTALQGSPTTITAITNVYQQNAKGRDPGKHPFKKYFEELQVGDQIITEKRIITSEDIDRFADLSGDHFYAHIKTTDFTGTMFEQQVAHGYFIMSIAAGLFVDSYEKNPVLLNYGIDELRFTKPVYPGAEIHIRFTCKEKLPNDKRVIEKPEDLKRGDDIDKGIVKWLVEFLDETNEVTGVATILTMVQRKD; encoded by the coding sequence ATGCTCAAACTTGAAAACTATATTGCGGGGAAATGGATAACGGGAGATGGAGACGGCCAACTATTATTCAATGCTGTTACTGGTGAACCGGTGGGTGCTGCTACGTCAAAGGGACTTGACTTTAAATCAATGACTGATTATGCAAGGACAGTTGGCAATCCTGCTTTGCGCAAAATGACATTTCACCAGCGGGGCAATATGCTTAAAGCATTGGCATTGCATTTAAGAAATCACCTGGATAAATTTTATAAGATCAGTTACCTGACCGGGGCAACCAAAGCAGATAGCTGGGTGGATATAGAAGGCGGCATTGGAAACTTATTTGCCAATGCTTCGCTGCGTCGGAAATTCCCTGATGAAGTTTTTTGTATTGATGGCGATAGTCATAACCTCAGTAAGAACAACACTTTTATGGGAACGCATATTCTTGTTCCTAAAGAAGGCGTGGCTATTCATATCAATGCATTTAATTTTCCTGTTTGGGGAATGCTGGAAAAGATTGCAGTGAACTTATTAGCGGGAATGCCGGCGATCGTAAAACCAGCAACCATCACTTCTTTTTTGACGGAAGCAGTAGTAAAAGAAATTATCGCTTCAAAAATTTTACCAGAAGGTTCGCTTCAATTGATCTGTGGCAGTGCAGGTGATTTATTAAATCATGTAACATCACAGGATGTAATAACATTTACCGGCAGTGCGTCAACAGGATTAATGCTAAAATCGAACCCTGTAATATTAAAAGAGAATGTTCCTTTTAATATGGAAGCCGATTCGTTAAACTGTATTGTACTCGGTGAAGATGTAACACCGGATAAACCGGAGTGGGATATTTTTATAAAAGAGATAAGAAAGGAGATGACACTCAAAGCTGGTCAGCGCTGTACAGGAGTACGCCGCATATTTGTGCCGGAAAATAAATTGGATGAAATGCGGAAAGCTATCAGCACTTCGTTAGCACAAACTGTAATTGGTAATCCGCTGAATGAAAAAGTAAGGATGGGAAGTTTGGCAGGAGAAAGTCAGAGAGAAGAGGTTAGGATGCAGGTTCAGAAACTACTTGCATCTTCTCAAATTATACATGGCAGCCTTGATAGTGTGGAAGTAATAGATGCAGATTCTATCAAAGGGGCATTTATGTCGCCGGTGTTATTGATGAATAAAAACCCTTTTGCAGCAAAAGAAGTACATGAGATTGAAGCCTTCGGCCCCGTGAGCACATTGATGCCGTATAAAAATTTAGATGAGGCAATTACTTTGAGTAAAATGGGTAAAGGAAGTTTAGTTACAACGATTGTAACAGCAGATTATGCTATTGCAAAAAAATATGTGATTGAAACTGCCACACATCATGGAAGAATACTGGTGCTGAATAATGAATGTGCCAAAGAGAACACAGGTCATGGTTCGCCGCTGCCATTGCTTGTACATGGCGGGCCGGGTCGTGCAGGGGGCGGTGAAGAAATGGGTGGTTTGAGAGGGGTAAAACATTATTTGCAAAGAACAGCATTGCAGGGTTCGCCAACGACTATTACTGCCATCACTAACGTTTACCAGCAAAACGCTAAAGGGAGAGATCCGGGTAAGCATCCTTTCAAAAAATATTTTGAAGAGCTACAGGTCGGCGATCAGATCATTACTGAGAAAAGAATAATTACATCAGAAGATATTGACCGGTTTGCTGATCTGAGTGGTGACCATTTTTATGCCCATATAAAAACAACAGATTTTACCGGAACTATGTTTGAGCAGCAGGTAGCACATGGTTATTTTATCATGAGCATTGCAGCAGGGTTATTTGTTGACAGTTATGAAAAGAACCCCGTACTGCTGAATTATGGTATTGATGAGTTACGTTTTACAAAACCAGTTTATCCGGGTGCTGAAATTCATATCCGTTTCACCTGCAAAGAAAAATTACCCAATGATAAACGGGTGATAGAAAAACCGGAAGATCTTAAAAGAGGCGATGATATTGATAAAGGAATTGTAAAATGGTTGGTTGAATTCTTAGATGAAACAAATGAAGTGACCGGTGTAGCGACGATATTGACGATGGTACAAAGAAAAGACTAA
- a CDS encoding GxxExxY protein, protein MYAYVDINKLTGIVVDLCVKIHSRIGPGCFERVYEEILYHELIKLGIYTERQILLPIEYDEIIVKDAYKLDLFLEKKLVLELKSIHPLPPVYFKQLRTQLSLLNLKHGMLINFKVDLMKDGIHRVFNNFGQESF, encoded by the coding sequence ATCTATGCTTACGTGGATATAAATAAACTCACTGGAATAGTGGTCGATTTGTGTGTAAAGATTCATTCCAGAATTGGTCCGGGTTGTTTTGAAAGAGTTTATGAAGAGATTTTGTATCATGAACTCATCAAACTTGGAATTTATACTGAAAGACAAATCCTTCTGCCAATAGAATATGATGAAATAATTGTAAAGGATGCTTATAAGCTCGATTTATTTTTAGAAAAGAAACTCGTACTTGAGCTAAAGTCGATTCATCCATTGCCGCCTGTTTATTTTAAACAATTAAGAACACAGTTGTCTCTTTTAAATTTAAAGCATGGTATGCTTATCAATTTTAAGGTTGATTTAATGAAAGATGGAATTCATCGTGTGTTTAATAACTTTGGACAGGAATCTTTTTGA
- a CDS encoding enoyl-CoA hydratase/isomerase family protein, with translation MTEPYVKSETHKGITSIEFYHPQSNSLPGSILEDLAKRIHRYAIDPETKVIILRSGGEKNFCAGASFDELLAITNEKEGLKFFSGFAHLINSIRECNKFIIGRIQGKCVGGGVGLAAACDYAIATESAEIKLSELAVGIGPFVVGPAVERKMGTAAFSALAIDATMWRNAEWARRKGLFSEVHTTIEGMDESLQRLADTLAHSSPQAMTEMKKIFWKGTEHWDKLLLERAAISGKLVLSEFTKNAISKFKAKA, from the coding sequence ATGACTGAGCCGTATGTAAAATCGGAAACACATAAAGGAATAACTTCAATAGAGTTTTATCATCCGCAAAGCAATTCATTGCCCGGAAGTATATTGGAGGATCTGGCAAAGCGGATTCACCGTTATGCTATTGACCCGGAAACAAAAGTGATCATACTCCGGTCCGGAGGTGAAAAAAATTTTTGTGCCGGGGCATCGTTTGATGAACTGCTAGCAATTACAAATGAGAAAGAGGGGCTAAAGTTCTTTAGCGGATTCGCCCATTTGATAAATTCAATTCGGGAATGTAATAAGTTTATTATTGGTCGCATTCAAGGAAAATGTGTAGGAGGTGGCGTAGGGCTTGCAGCGGCCTGTGATTATGCAATTGCAACCGAATCCGCTGAAATTAAATTAAGTGAACTCGCTGTTGGCATCGGACCATTTGTGGTAGGCCCTGCCGTTGAAAGAAAAATGGGCACGGCTGCTTTCAGCGCATTAGCTATTGATGCAACTATGTGGCGCAATGCCGAATGGGCAAGAAGAAAAGGCTTGTTTTCTGAAGTACATACTACGATTGAGGGAATGGACGAATCACTACAACGGCTGGCGGATACACTGGCACATTCATCTCCACAGGCAATGACCGAAATGAAAAAAATATTTTGGAAAGGAACCGAGCATTGGGATAAATTATTGTTGGAAAGGGCAGCTATCAGCGGTAAACTGGTGTTGAGTGAATTTACAAAAAACGCTATCAGCAAATTCAAAGCAAAAGCATAA
- a CDS encoding DNA-3-methyladenine glycosylase 2 family protein, whose product MFERFHEQNFSAFCDKLSKKDKDLKKIIKQHGYPPMWTRPASFQSLILFILEQQVSLASAYAAFKKLKEKIGFVTPSKILSLSDAELRACYFSRQKIVYARELAAIVQSKKLVLKRLANKHEDEIRHELKKIKGIGDWTVDVYLMHSLQRTDLFPLGDIALVNSLKEVKQLHPHISKEEMLVIAESWRPYRTIASMILWHAYIKKRGIKLQG is encoded by the coding sequence ATGTTTGAAAGATTTCACGAACAGAATTTTTCCGCATTCTGTGATAAGCTTAGCAAAAAGGATAAAGATCTTAAGAAAATAATCAAGCAACATGGCTACCCGCCAATGTGGACAAGGCCCGCCTCATTCCAATCATTAATACTTTTTATTCTTGAACAGCAGGTTTCACTGGCATCGGCATATGCTGCGTTTAAAAAACTAAAAGAAAAAATTGGCTTTGTTACTCCATCAAAAATTTTATCGTTGTCGGATGCAGAGTTGAGGGCTTGTTATTTCAGTCGGCAAAAGATCGTATATGCAAGGGAGCTGGCTGCGATTGTTCAAAGCAAAAAACTGGTATTAAAACGACTTGCCAATAAGCACGAAGACGAAATACGACACGAGTTGAAAAAAATAAAAGGTATTGGTGACTGGACAGTAGATGTTTATCTCATGCATTCCCTGCAACGAACAGATTTATTTCCTTTGGGTGATATTGCTTTAGTGAATAGTTTGAAAGAAGTAAAACAATTGCATCCTCATATAAGCAAAGAAGAAATGTTGGTTATTGCTGAATCCTGGCGACCCTATAGGACTATTGCATCCATGATCTTGTGGCATGCGTATATTAAAAAAAGAGGAATAAAACTACAGGGCTAA
- the fabG gene encoding 3-oxoacyl-[acyl-carrier-protein] reductase codes for MKLLEGKSAIVTGAARGIGEAIAIKFAEHGANVAFTYVSASSAEKAAALETKLQGMGVKAKAYKSNAGDFAQCEAFVNDVLKEFGTVDILVNNAGISKDNLLMRMTPEQWNDVIQVNLNGVFYMTKQVIRPMMKARNGAIINMSSIIGEMGNAGQGSYAASKAGVIGFTKSVAKELGSRNIRCNAIAPGFVETDMTSYLKEGEAADKYKAGIPLGRFASGEEIANTALFLASDWGNYITGQTISVCGGLNI; via the coding sequence ATGAAACTACTCGAAGGAAAATCTGCAATAGTAACCGGCGCAGCCCGTGGTATTGGTGAAGCAATAGCTATTAAGTTTGCAGAACACGGAGCTAACGTCGCTTTTACCTATGTAAGTGCCAGCAGTGCAGAAAAAGCTGCAGCATTGGAAACAAAACTTCAGGGTATGGGTGTAAAAGCAAAAGCTTATAAAAGTAATGCTGGTGATTTTGCACAGTGTGAAGCATTTGTAAATGACGTATTGAAAGAATTTGGTACTGTTGATATATTAGTAAACAATGCGGGTATATCAAAAGATAATTTGTTGATGCGGATGACCCCTGAACAATGGAATGATGTGATACAGGTAAACCTCAATGGTGTATTTTATATGACCAAGCAGGTGATCCGCCCCATGATGAAAGCAAGAAATGGTGCTATCATTAACATGAGCTCTATAATCGGTGAAATGGGAAATGCGGGACAGGGAAGTTATGCAGCAAGTAAAGCCGGTGTAATTGGTTTTACAAAATCTGTTGCAAAAGAACTCGGCAGCCGTAATATCCGTTGCAATGCTATTGCTCCTGGTTTTGTTGAAACAGATATGACCAGTTATTTAAAAGAAGGTGAGGCAGCTGATAAATATAAAGCCGGTATTCCGTTGGGCCGTTTTGCATCAGGAGAAGAAATTGCCAATACAGCATTATTTCTTGCAAGTGATTGGGGAAATTATATTACGGGACAAACGATCAGTGTTTGTGGGGGATTGAATATATAA
- a CDS encoding DUF3667 domain-containing protein: MSEVIICKNCGISFTGNYCSNCGEKIYQAHDKSLHHILHEAVHFITHFDGAFFKTIRLVFTRPGLLSSEYVAGIRKKYFKPVSLYLLCVVVYLLFPFFRGLNMEFYSYTNKNSEYQRITMPVARQKAINKNLSFEILAKKYDEKSAKVSKILLLLYLPLTALLLSLLYFKQRKYFFDHFILSAELNSFLVAFGFLILPLSLYLIDRLGHFISNDFHLPISNAAIEFIIEGGFLLIIVFALKRFYKQNWLWTIVKSLLFLIIFLIVILPIYRIILFFTTMIFI; encoded by the coding sequence TTGAGCGAAGTAATCATTTGTAAAAACTGCGGTATTTCGTTTACTGGTAATTATTGTAGTAATTGTGGCGAAAAAATTTATCAGGCTCATGATAAATCCCTTCATCACATACTGCATGAGGCAGTTCACTTTATCACCCATTTTGACGGAGCATTCTTTAAGACAATAAGATTAGTCTTTACCCGCCCGGGACTTTTATCATCAGAATACGTTGCAGGGATCAGGAAAAAATATTTTAAACCTGTTTCACTCTACCTCTTATGTGTTGTAGTCTATTTGCTTTTCCCGTTCTTCAGGGGGCTGAATATGGAGTTTTATTCATATACAAACAAGAACTCCGAATATCAGCGGATAACAATGCCGGTTGCCAGGCAAAAGGCAATAAACAAGAATTTAAGCTTTGAAATACTGGCAAAAAAGTATGATGAAAAATCTGCCAAAGTTTCAAAGATCTTACTGCTTCTTTATCTCCCGCTTACAGCACTTCTATTATCCCTCTTATATTTTAAACAACGAAAATATTTTTTTGATCATTTTATTCTTTCTGCTGAATTGAATTCTTTCCTGGTGGCTTTTGGTTTTTTAATTCTTCCATTATCATTGTATTTAATTGACCGTTTGGGTCATTTTATAAGCAATGATTTCCATCTTCCCATTAGTAATGCGGCAATCGAGTTCATTATCGAAGGTGGTTTTCTTTTGATCATAGTTTTCGCTTTGAAAAGATTTTATAAGCAAAATTGGCTGTGGACGATTGTAAAATCATTGCTATTTTTGATCATCTTTTTAATTGTTATTCTTCCGATCTACAGGATCATTTTATTTTTTACCACAATGATTTTTATATAA
- a CDS encoding GH3 auxin-responsive promoter family protein, producing MKILSPAISSLARMRMWRIEAWMNNPVEAQRDVLQGLVTAAQYTEFGKKYNFSKLFTIRSFKQTVPVHEYEDLKPYITRIMNGEQNLLWNTPVYWFAKSSGTTSDKSKFIPISEESLEDCHYKAAKDVLTMYYNFNPDSELLTGKGLVIGGSHTINPVNDEAQFGDLSAVLLQNTPFWGHWLRTPDLSIALMDEWESKIEKLAESTIKENVTSISGVPTWTLVLFKRILEITGKKTMAEVWPSLELYMHGGVSFSPYREQFKKLIGKDIHYLEMYNASEGFFAAQGQPRQGGEHPGDDGLLLFLDHGIFYEFMPAGEYGKKEPNTIGLEDVEIGKNYALIISTNGGLWRYQLGDTIQFTSLKPFRIKVSGRLKHFINAFGEELIVDNSDQSIAIASEKTGAIVNDYTAAPIYFSDSSNGAHEWLVEFEKEPADINMFADELDAALKSINSDYEAKRHKDIALRKPVVRMMKKGVFTEWLRSKGKLGGQHKVPRLSNERTLLEEILAIKF from the coding sequence ATGAAAATTCTTTCTCCTGCCATATCATCTCTTGCCCGTATGCGTATGTGGCGTATCGAAGCCTGGATGAATAATCCTGTAGAAGCCCAGCGGGATGTATTGCAGGGATTGGTTACTGCCGCACAATATACTGAGTTTGGCAAAAAATATAATTTCTCCAAATTGTTTACCATCCGTTCATTCAAACAAACTGTTCCTGTTCATGAATATGAAGATCTGAAACCTTATATAACCCGTATTATGAATGGCGAGCAAAACCTGCTCTGGAATACCCCGGTATATTGGTTTGCGAAAAGCAGCGGTACCACAAGTGATAAAAGCAAGTTTATTCCCATCAGTGAAGAAAGCCTTGAAGATTGTCATTACAAAGCAGCTAAGGATGTGCTTACGATGTATTACAATTTTAATCCTGATTCCGAATTACTGACAGGTAAAGGATTAGTGATCGGTGGCAGTCATACTATTAACCCGGTAAATGATGAAGCTCAGTTTGGTGATTTAAGTGCTGTGCTGTTACAAAACACTCCCTTCTGGGGGCACTGGTTACGTACTCCTGATCTAAGTATTGCGCTGATGGATGAATGGGAAAGTAAAATTGAAAAGCTTGCAGAAAGTACCATTAAAGAAAATGTAACTTCTATTTCAGGTGTGCCTACATGGACCCTTGTATTATTTAAACGCATACTTGAAATAACCGGTAAAAAAACAATGGCTGAGGTTTGGCCTTCGCTTGAACTATACATGCATGGCGGAGTTTCATTCTCCCCTTACCGGGAGCAGTTTAAAAAACTGATAGGAAAAGATATTCATTACCTTGAAATGTATAATGCCAGTGAAGGTTTTTTTGCTGCGCAGGGCCAGCCCCGCCAGGGCGGGGAACATCCTGGTGATGATGGCTTGTTATTGTTTTTGGATCATGGAATATTTTATGAATTCATGCCAGCAGGTGAATATGGCAAGAAAGAGCCAAATACAATTGGGTTAGAAGATGTTGAGATTGGAAAAAATTATGCACTCATTATTTCTACTAACGGAGGGTTGTGGCGCTACCAATTAGGTGATACAATACAGTTTACTTCCTTAAAACCTTTTCGCATAAAAGTGTCGGGAAGGCTGAAACATTTTATAAATGCGTTTGGCGAAGAACTGATAGTTGATAATTCTGACCAATCAATTGCTATTGCTTCAGAAAAAACCGGGGCCATTGTAAACGATTATACTGCTGCGCCTATTTATTTTTCCGATTCTTCAAATGGTGCACATGAATGGTTGGTAGAATTTGAAAAAGAACCTGCCGATATAAATATGTTTGCTGATGAATTGGATGCAGCATTGAAAAGTATAAATAGTGATTACGAAGCAAAGCGGCATAAAGACATTGCTTTACGGAAACCAGTTGTACGTATGATGAAGAAAGGAGTATTTACGGAATGGCTGCGAAGCAAAGGAAAACTGGGCGGGCAGCATAAAGTGCCAAGGCTTAGTAATGAAAGAACACTACTTGAAGAAATCCTGGCAATAAAATTTTAA
- the add gene encoding adenosine deaminase codes for MDYQALPKIELHLHLDCSLSYKVVKQIQPSITYEEYQDSFVAPPKCTDLVDYLKRAVKGFELMQTKEQLQLVTLDVCDQLKADGLIYAEIRFAPLLHIAKGLTPTEVVQTINDTISEGIAKTGVELRLILCTLRHYTEEQSMETVELVKEFKGTNVVAFDIAGDEAGCPVKNHIKAFEFAKANNIHITSHAGEAKGPESVWETLEHFHPSRIGHGVRSAEDEKLLNHLKKENIHLEVCPTSNVQTNVVDIIQEHPANKIYKHGVSMSINTDARTVSPVTLSSEYALLEKTFSWNKEHFLKCNLEAIAHSFCEDSLKQKLKQKIIAAYNSR; via the coding sequence ATGGATTACCAGGCCTTACCAAAAATTGAATTGCACCTGCATCTTGATTGCAGCCTTAGTTATAAAGTTGTAAAACAAATACAACCTTCCATTACTTACGAAGAATATCAGGACTCATTTGTTGCTCCTCCTAAATGCACCGACCTGGTTGATTATTTAAAAAGAGCTGTAAAAGGGTTTGAGCTGATGCAGACCAAAGAACAACTGCAGTTAGTAACGCTGGATGTATGCGACCAGTTAAAAGCTGATGGTTTGATCTATGCAGAGATCCGTTTTGCACCATTACTGCATATTGCAAAAGGATTAACTCCAACTGAAGTTGTGCAAACAATTAATGATACAATAAGTGAAGGAATAGCAAAAACAGGCGTTGAGCTAAGATTGATCCTTTGTACACTCCGTCATTATACAGAAGAACAAAGCATGGAAACAGTTGAGTTGGTAAAAGAATTCAAAGGAACGAATGTTGTTGCATTTGATATCGCTGGTGATGAAGCCGGGTGCCCGGTAAAGAATCATATCAAAGCGTTTGAATTTGCAAAAGCAAATAATATTCATATCACTTCACATGCTGGAGAAGCCAAAGGACCGGAAAGTGTTTGGGAAACACTGGAGCATTTTCATCCTTCACGTATCGGGCATGGCGTTAGAAGTGCTGAAGATGAAAAGTTGCTTAATCATTTAAAAAAAGAAAATATACATCTCGAAGTATGTCCTACCAGTAATGTGCAAACGAATGTAGTAGATATAATACAAGAACATCCTGCCAATAAAATTTATAAGCACGGAGTATCCATGAGTATTAATACAGATGCGAGAACTGTGAGCCCGGTTACACTCAGCAGCGAATACGCATTACTCGAAAAAACATTTAGCTGGAATAAAGAACACTTCCTGAAATGCAATCTCGAAGCTATTGCCCACTCTTTCTGTGAAGATTCCTTAAAGCAAAAACTAAAACAGAAAATCATTGCTGCTTATAATAGCCGGTAA
- a CDS encoding response regulator transcription factor has protein sequence MVKIESIAIIEDDEKVRHYLAEQIQLNIDVKELRMFADAETALKELTAYPVEIALFDINLPGMNGIDCIQRLKMLHPRMQMMVLTVYDNPDNIFNALKAGATSYLLKGTPPEKVIEAISEVYHGGSPISSQIARKVIEAFAIREKTNEYFQDLSRREQEMLEHLSKGYRYKEIADKLYVSLETVRTHIRNIYEKLQVNSRAEALRKTGLL, from the coding sequence ATGGTGAAAATTGAGTCCATAGCAATTATTGAAGATGATGAAAAAGTGCGCCACTACCTGGCTGAGCAGATACAGCTGAATATTGATGTAAAAGAGCTGCGCATGTTTGCAGATGCTGAAACAGCATTGAAAGAGCTGACTGCCTATCCGGTTGAGATTGCACTTTTCGATATCAATCTTCCGGGCATGAATGGTATCGATTGCATACAACGATTAAAAATGCTTCATCCCCGCATGCAGATGATGGTATTGACAGTGTATGATAACCCGGATAATATTTTTAATGCATTAAAAGCAGGCGCTACCAGCTATTTATTAAAAGGAACGCCGCCTGAAAAAGTAATTGAAGCAATAAGCGAAGTGTATCATGGGGGCAGCCCTATCAGCAGCCAGATCGCAAGAAAAGTAATTGAGGCATTTGCCATACGTGAAAAAACAAATGAGTACTTCCAGGACCTGAGCCGTAGAGAACAGGAAATGCTGGAACATCTTAGTAAGGGATACCGCTACAAAGAGATCGCAGATAAACTATATGTAAGTCTTGAAACTGTTCGTACACATATTCGCAATATTTACGAGAAGCTACAGGTAAACTCAAGAGCAGAGGCATTGCGGAAAACCGGTCTACTCTGA
- a CDS encoding WG repeat-containing protein, whose translation MIFWICLLLLFSHCLLSNKERSLKKTAMKLSRPLLHLFFLLLTSSATTGQKLVPCNEVDPQTKKKTWGFCDCYYATTVIKCQYDTTFAFTEGLGRVRQAGKYGFVDKTGKLIIPVKYDGAMEFSEGLAPVFLDGKAFFIDKKGVDIFKKTFKSVSSFSYGVAMCAGEDGKRGFIDTKGNIVVPLTLEAAFPFQDKLTAVRFDGEKVWKAINTKGEVVFTFNDKVKTVMGGFSDGMAMVYVDGPAGYNVHYDFVNEKGEFVCDAPYASAKPFQNGRAIITYENKNRKSGDMQYFKYGLIKKGGREIVPAQYACLEESAIPGIYYYGSTSASISGCSGFGLLDSNGKEITRPIYSSFYRLNDTTFLCKETGKYESLNYYLLLTTQGKNLLSLNHRNKYFEIAGADTLLVLYTETSNSIAMTVYNIQKGLLKENAFKGIEIFNKQQLLLIEAWENANGVLMTTDGKIIMDKIQTHTFRRDTTMKGDIPFILVSTNEDKDFKMYNISTKKMMVNDYGFKNNGNPYYSGQFTEGLLPVRQKGKWGFMDTAGKIKLPAIYESAENFHEGLAVVGKKDKDGETYEVYINKTGKELAGIKASYLNASEFKEGFAFYHKGYSDPIRYINKAGKEIFKSESDDFFDHGDFSNGLAAVPNKEGVYGYINTKGELVIPYQFTIPKTQYSTVNSIAFSKNGKATVMKDGKTITIDKSGK comes from the coding sequence ATGATCTTCTGGATATGTCTTTTACTACTTTTTTCACATTGTCTGCTTTCAAATAAAGAAAGAAGTTTGAAAAAAACTGCAATGAAATTAAGCCGCCCCCTCCTCCACCTTTTCTTTTTATTATTAACCAGCTCTGCCACCACCGGGCAGAAGCTGGTGCCTTGTAATGAAGTCGATCCCCAAACTAAAAAGAAAACATGGGGTTTTTGTGATTGCTATTATGCGACTACAGTCATCAAATGCCAATATGATACCACGTTTGCATTTACCGAAGGCTTAGGCAGAGTAAGACAGGCCGGTAAATATGGGTTTGTTGACAAAACAGGGAAACTGATTATCCCTGTAAAGTATGATGGAGCTATGGAGTTCTCAGAAGGTCTTGCTCCCGTCTTTCTTGATGGCAAAGCATTTTTCATTGATAAGAAAGGGGTAGATATTTTTAAAAAAACTTTTAAATCAGTTTCTTCATTTAGTTATGGAGTAGCCATGTGTGCAGGAGAAGATGGCAAAAGAGGGTTTATAGATACAAAAGGGAATATTGTGGTGCCACTAACATTGGAGGCCGCTTTCCCATTCCAGGATAAGTTGACTGCTGTTCGCTTTGATGGAGAAAAAGTATGGAAGGCTATTAATACGAAAGGAGAAGTTGTATTTACATTCAACGATAAAGTGAAAACGGTAATGGGAGGCTTCAGCGATGGTATGGCAATGGTATATGTGGATGGTCCGGCTGGTTATAATGTACATTATGATTTTGTAAATGAAAAAGGAGAGTTTGTTTGTGATGCACCTTATGCATCAGCCAAACCATTTCAGAATGGCCGGGCTATCATTACTTATGAAAACAAAAACCGTAAATCCGGTGACATGCAGTATTTCAAATACGGACTGATAAAAAAAGGAGGTCGTGAAATTGTTCCTGCCCAATATGCATGTCTTGAGGAAAGTGCCATTCCAGGCATCTACTATTATGGCAGTACATCTGCTTCTATCAGTGGCTGCAGTGGTTTTGGTTTGCTTGATAGTAATGGTAAAGAAATAACCCGTCCGATCTATTCGAGTTTTTACCGTCTGAATGATACCACCTTTTTATGTAAAGAAACCGGCAAATATGAATCTCTGAATTATTACCTCTTACTTACCACCCAGGGAAAAAACCTGCTTAGTTTAAATCACAGAAATAAATATTTTGAAATAGCAGGTGCTGATACATTGTTAGTGCTGTATACAGAAACCAGCAACTCCATTGCTATGACTGTGTACAATATACAAAAAGGCCTTTTGAAGGAAAATGCTTTTAAAGGGATTGAAATTTTCAACAAGCAACAGCTTTTGCTGATTGAAGCCTGGGAAAATGCCAATGGTGTATTGATGACAACTGATGGAAAAATTATTATGGATAAAATTCAGACACATACTTTCAGAAGAGATACCACCATGAAAGGGGATATCCCATTTATCCTGGTGAGTACTAATGAGGATAAGGATTTTAAAATGTATAACATCAGTACAAAAAAGATGATGGTTAACGATTATGGGTTTAAAAATAATGGCAATCCATATTATTCCGGCCAGTTTACAGAGGGGTTGTTACCTGTAAGACAAAAAGGGAAGTGGGGATTTATGGATACTGCCGGAAAAATAAAATTGCCGGCAATATATGAGAGTGCAGAAAATTTTCATGAAGGTTTGGCTGTTGTCGGGAAAAAAGATAAAGATGGAGAGACATATGAAGTCTATATCAATAAAACGGGAAAAGAACTTGCTGGAATAAAGGCTAGCTACTTAAATGCAAGTGAGTTTAAAGAGGGGTTTGCCTTTTATCATAAAGGGTATTCAGATCCTATACGGTATATTAATAAAGCCGGAAAAGAAATTTTTAAGTCTGAGTCAGATGACTTCTTTGATCATGGCGATTTTTCAAATGGGTTGGCTGCTGTGCCCAATAAAGAAGGTGTATACGGATATATTAATACAAAAGGAGAGTTGGTGATTCCTTACCAGTTTACTATTCCCAAGACCCAGTATTCAACTGTCAATTCCATTGCCTTCAGCAAAAACGGAAAAGCAA